GACGAGCGCCTGTCTGGAAGGCAGTTTTGATATCTTCTCAATTTCCGCCGCATCGCACACCTGCCCGTCAACGATTCCCCCTTTGATGAGCATGTTTTCAAACTTTTTACGCGCCTGCACAAACACCTTCGCGGTCGCCGGAGCCTCCTGCCCGCATATCGCAATCGCCGTGGGCCCGCTGAAAAGATCTTTTATCTTCTCAATCTCCGTTCCTTTACACGCCTTGAGCAGGAGCTTGTTTTTGATGATTCGCAACTCGGCGCTGGTGTCTCTGACTTCTTTTCTGACCTCTTGCATGGTCTTCACATCAAGCCCTCTGTATTCAATGACAAGAACTGAGACCTGCCCGCCAAAGATGCCGACCATCTCATTTATTATTTTCTCTTTTTCCTCTCTGCTCTGCATTGCCTTACATTCCGCCCTCAAAACCCTTAACCGCTT
The window above is part of the Candidatus Dadabacteria bacterium genome. Proteins encoded here:
- the rplJ gene encoding 50S ribosomal protein L10, which encodes MQSREEKEKIINEMVGIFGGQVSVLVIEYRGLDVKTMQEVRKEVRDTSAELRIIKNKLLLKACKGTEIEKIKDLFSGPTAIAICGQEAPATAKVFVQARKKFENMLIKGGIVDGQVCDAAEIEKISKLPSRQALVSMFASTLATPLSNFANMLNQVNSKFLYALEALKQTKGGELSPEGAAEETPSGGEEEKSAAESPAEEVAEDKSPASETEEKEQSSDNENPKEENSDG